One window from the genome of Synechococcus sp. PROS-7-1 encodes:
- a CDS encoding Crp/Fnr family transcriptional regulator produces the protein MSPLTPEDLGAMPLFSDLNEDQRILLLDRHRETTHQLDQVIVMEQDWGESLFLIKDGLAKVRTYTADGDEVIMSLLGPGDVFGEMSALDGASRSADVVALTPLHLIKMRSAPFASLLGREARFALALARLEAGRLRDLNQRFALQSADATTRLLDALAYLARKSSGGQDLSVELPPLAQKEIALMAGLARETASRTLSKLRTRGTIAESGGRLRIVDDQPLIKRGLLPG, from the coding sequence ATGTCACCGCTTACGCCTGAGGATCTCGGGGCCATGCCCCTGTTCTCCGATCTCAACGAGGATCAGCGGATCCTTCTTCTTGATCGTCATCGTGAAACAACCCACCAGCTCGATCAGGTGATCGTGATGGAGCAGGACTGGGGTGAATCTCTCTTTCTGATTAAGGATGGCCTGGCCAAGGTGCGGACCTACACAGCTGATGGCGATGAAGTGATCATGTCGCTGCTCGGGCCTGGCGACGTGTTCGGAGAGATGTCGGCTCTGGACGGGGCCTCTCGGTCTGCGGATGTTGTGGCGTTGACTCCTCTGCATCTGATCAAGATGCGTTCGGCTCCTTTCGCCTCTCTGCTGGGGCGGGAAGCGCGCTTTGCACTTGCACTGGCGCGGCTTGAAGCTGGGCGTTTGCGGGATCTCAACCAGCGCTTCGCCTTGCAGAGCGCTGATGCCACTACCCGATTACTCGATGCTCTTGCCTATCTGGCACGTAAAAGCTCAGGTGGGCAAGACCTCTCCGTTGAGCTCCCACCCCTGGCGCAGAAGGAAATCGCCCTAATGGCAGGTCTGGCGCGGGAGACGGCTTCACGCACGTTGAGCAAACTCCGAACCCGAGGAACGATCGCTGAAAGCGGAGGCCGCTTGAGGATTGTGGATGACCAACCGCTGATTAAGCGGGGATTGCTACCGGGCTGA
- a CDS encoding cyclic nucleotide-binding domain-containing protein, with amino-acid sequence MESDHTRDSHVKGRLRMLIATHLQTLPHERITPPVGAVVLEQDAPAERVLLIEAGEVCIHRKEAGEAAQLIATAGAGELLGEMTLIGDPHHSATVSVSRGPAELLAIQTDHLLQAALYDSDLVMELLALSSARCRRTSGQLALMLEALAAVLARDQPTLRRCCQKLSSTTDPAMHRAAGLLDALGRDAETA; translated from the coding sequence ATGGAGAGCGACCACACTCGAGACAGTCATGTGAAGGGACGCCTACGCATGCTGATCGCCACCCACCTGCAGACCCTGCCCCACGAACGCATCACCCCACCAGTGGGAGCCGTCGTTCTGGAACAAGATGCCCCCGCCGAACGGGTGCTGTTGATTGAAGCGGGGGAGGTTTGCATCCACCGCAAGGAAGCCGGGGAAGCAGCGCAACTGATCGCCACAGCCGGTGCGGGCGAGCTATTGGGCGAGATGACGTTGATTGGTGACCCTCACCACAGCGCCACCGTTAGCGTGAGCCGCGGGCCAGCCGAGCTGCTGGCTATTCAGACCGACCATCTGCTACAAGCCGCCCTCTACGACAGCGATCTTGTGATGGAGTTGCTGGCATTGAGCAGTGCCCGGTGCCGGCGGACCAGTGGACAGCTCGCCCTGATGCTTGAAGCACTCGCAGCCGTTCTGGCGAGAGATCAACCCACACTGCGCCGGTGCTGCCAGAAACTCTCATCCACGACTGACCCCGCGATGCATCGCGCTGCCGGACTGCTCGACGCGTTAGGGCGGGACGCGGAGACAGCCTGA
- a CDS encoding CHASE2 domain-containing protein, producing the protein MAGPLGWFRRHTLVLTLGGVVAIVASLNATTLHLLNLRFAGWVQELRGRRTSPDRVVIVAIDDFSLQQADNADLSDDPLLRSLSQWPWPRRVHGTVLERLIESGADAVGFDLLFEAPSSYGPDDDQVFADALQRQQQRVVLGTQVLSTRGPVAGMSFLDLAPSLSRLSPPLHRGLLNGEPDSDGVIRRLPGNAVPFFRRQLGTSVPDGLANALLKRVDSDANLSSSGTTLLDPYGPPRTIKTISIWDLLEPTAFESVKASGLLKEAIVLVGPTAAVFQDLHPAVFAGAEGMPGVELHATELANRLDGRSLRSISAPPGWNWVLAAVVIAVGLGAARWDRPLPRMGYLLGAAGLLTAVSAALIVWAGLQLPVVGLAAGIALTGFLSSGEATVHLQWQRRRLRRTLGRYLSPAVAAEIADQPEEADGLLGGRLVDVVVLMSDIRGFTAFTQTMTDQGRVKELVERLNRYFGEVVDAVHAEEGTVDKFIGDAVLAVFGAPLPREAPINARAAIRAALSLQERLARLNKEWTAEGQPAWEQVVVLSYGWVVSGNIGCSNRMDYTVIGDAVNTASRLEAVAKQCKASIVMSEAVAQMLPSELCTQDLGTFQIRGQGLQRVFALRSDTDQNER; encoded by the coding sequence ATGGCGGGGCCTCTGGGATGGTTTCGCCGCCATACCCTCGTGCTGACGCTCGGGGGTGTCGTTGCCATCGTGGCTTCGCTGAACGCCACGACTCTTCATCTGCTCAACCTTCGCTTCGCCGGCTGGGTGCAGGAACTGCGGGGGCGACGAACGAGTCCTGACCGGGTCGTGATCGTGGCGATCGATGATTTCAGCCTGCAACAGGCCGACAATGCCGATCTGAGCGACGACCCATTGCTCAGATCCCTGTCCCAGTGGCCCTGGCCTCGACGGGTGCACGGCACGGTTTTGGAGCGTTTGATCGAATCCGGCGCAGACGCTGTGGGATTCGATCTCCTGTTTGAAGCACCCAGCAGTTATGGCCCCGACGACGATCAGGTGTTCGCGGACGCTCTCCAACGCCAGCAGCAGCGTGTGGTGCTGGGGACCCAGGTGCTCTCCACCCGAGGACCGGTAGCGGGGATGTCGTTTCTCGACCTGGCACCGTCACTCAGTCGGTTATCGCCGCCTTTGCATCGGGGCCTGCTGAATGGAGAACCTGACAGCGATGGGGTGATCCGACGTCTTCCCGGCAATGCAGTGCCGTTCTTTCGGCGTCAACTAGGGACATCCGTTCCGGATGGTCTCGCCAACGCGCTCTTAAAGCGAGTGGATAGCGATGCGAATCTGAGCAGCAGCGGGACAACCCTGCTGGATCCCTACGGACCGCCCCGCACAATCAAGACCATCTCGATCTGGGACCTTCTGGAACCCACTGCCTTCGAGAGCGTCAAGGCATCAGGACTGTTGAAGGAGGCCATCGTGCTGGTGGGCCCCACCGCGGCCGTCTTTCAAGACCTGCATCCGGCGGTGTTCGCAGGAGCTGAAGGAATGCCTGGGGTGGAGCTGCATGCCACCGAACTTGCCAATCGCCTCGACGGTCGATCGCTGCGTTCCATCAGCGCACCGCCCGGATGGAACTGGGTCTTAGCAGCCGTTGTCATCGCCGTTGGTTTAGGGGCAGCTCGCTGGGATCGACCGCTGCCGAGAATGGGCTATCTGCTCGGCGCTGCAGGGCTGTTAACGGCAGTGAGCGCTGCACTCATTGTCTGGGCAGGTCTGCAGTTGCCCGTTGTCGGCCTCGCCGCTGGCATTGCGCTCACGGGGTTCTTGAGCAGTGGGGAGGCCACCGTGCATCTGCAATGGCAGCGCCGACGCCTGCGCCGCACCTTGGGTCGCTACCTCTCCCCTGCTGTGGCTGCAGAGATCGCGGATCAGCCGGAGGAAGCCGATGGCCTTCTCGGCGGGCGTTTGGTGGATGTTGTGGTGCTGATGAGTGATATCCGGGGATTCACCGCTTTTACCCAAACCATGACTGACCAAGGACGGGTCAAAGAGCTTGTGGAACGCCTGAATCGCTATTTCGGCGAGGTTGTGGATGCCGTGCATGCCGAGGAGGGCACGGTGGACAAATTCATCGGCGATGCGGTGTTGGCTGTGTTCGGCGCACCTCTGCCACGGGAAGCGCCAATCAACGCACGGGCCGCCATCCGCGCTGCTCTCTCCCTACAGGAACGCCTGGCCAGGCTCAACAAGGAATGGACAGCCGAAGGGCAACCTGCCTGGGAGCAAGTAGTCGTACTCAGCTATGGCTGGGTCGTGAGCGGCAATATCGGCTGCAGCAACCGCATGGATTACACCGTGATCGGCGATGCGGTGAACACCGCGAGCCGCCTGGAGGCCGTGGCCAAACAGTGCAAAGCGTCGATCGTGATGAGCGAAGCCGTCGCTCAGATGCTCCCCAGCGAACTCTGCACGCAGGACCTCGGAACATTCCAGATCCGAGGCCAGGGACTGCAGAGGGTGTTCGCACTGCGAAGTGACACTGATCAGAACGAACGATGA
- a CDS encoding Coq4 family protein translates to MRIKLQERLQSLKLLAGLATFLKNPGSLESVFAVGASLKDSPLGKQMVEHLLEDHQFRSLVDEGWRPAPINLEQLQELPEGSLGRVYADQLISQGITPDSLIDPSPVTSPQEFVVHRLKETHDIVHVLTGFGIDGASELGLQGFNLAQNRSPLAVMLIFGGMLSALQNDEPLAPMLRALAQGFQMGLDADLVIARKLEDGWDRPLADWRQELKLPTQTST, encoded by the coding sequence ATGCGCATCAAACTGCAGGAACGTCTCCAGAGCCTGAAACTGCTTGCAGGACTTGCTACCTTCCTGAAAAATCCCGGTTCGCTGGAGAGCGTTTTTGCTGTAGGTGCCAGCCTCAAGGACAGCCCACTCGGCAAACAAATGGTGGAGCACCTGCTGGAGGACCACCAATTCCGATCACTGGTCGACGAAGGCTGGCGGCCTGCACCGATCAACCTCGAGCAGTTGCAAGAACTGCCCGAGGGCAGCTTGGGTCGGGTGTACGCCGATCAACTGATCAGCCAGGGCATCACCCCCGACAGCTTGATCGATCCCTCTCCAGTCACCAGCCCCCAAGAATTCGTCGTTCACCGACTCAAGGAAACCCACGACATCGTGCATGTGCTGACCGGTTTTGGCATTGATGGCGCCAGTGAACTGGGGCTCCAGGGATTCAACCTCGCGCAGAACCGCTCACCACTGGCCGTGATGCTGATCTTCGGGGGGATGCTCTCAGCCCTGCAGAACGACGAGCCACTGGCGCCCATGCTGCGGGCGTTGGCCCAGGGCTTTCAGATGGGCCTGGATGCAGACCTGGTGATTGCGCGGAAACTTGAAGATGGCTGGGATCGGCCGCTGGCCGATTGGCGCCAGGAGCTCAAGCTTCCTACGCAAACCAGCACTTGA
- a CDS encoding cyclic nucleotide-binding domain-containing protein, translating to MWGDEPQLQAFRERLKLLLEAHQQELNPKPITAKEGDVLFRQGDPVDTLMLLTSGKVAVDVHQGSERHTLAVVEAVELLGEVGFFANGQHYADFRVVDGAAELLALSGEDLLQAMLFDSDLAVEMLALVSERCRRGNRVIGLLLSGIEAVHDHETERLEQTTRELGGIHFCIAKASRQLQRLHQTSTSQPT from the coding sequence ATGTGGGGTGATGAACCGCAGCTGCAAGCGTTCCGCGAACGCTTGAAACTGCTCCTGGAAGCCCACCAGCAGGAACTCAATCCCAAACCAATCACTGCCAAAGAAGGCGATGTGCTGTTTCGCCAGGGGGATCCGGTGGACACCCTGATGCTGCTCACCAGTGGCAAGGTGGCTGTGGATGTGCATCAAGGCAGCGAACGCCACACCCTGGCTGTAGTGGAAGCTGTGGAGTTACTAGGTGAGGTGGGCTTCTTCGCCAATGGCCAGCACTATGCCGACTTTCGCGTCGTGGATGGTGCCGCCGAACTCCTCGCCCTGTCAGGGGAAGACCTCCTGCAGGCGATGCTGTTCGACAGCGACCTGGCCGTCGAGATGCTGGCCTTGGTGAGTGAACGCTGCCGAAGGGGCAACCGGGTGATCGGGTTGCTACTCAGCGGCATCGAAGCAGTGCATGACCACGAAACAGAGCGGCTCGAGCAAACAACAAGAGAGCTGGGTGGGATCCATTTCTGCATTGCCAAAGCCAGTCGCCAATTGCAACGCCTACACCAAACGAGCACATCTCAACCCACCTAA
- a CDS encoding ShlB/FhaC/HecB family hemolysin secretion/activation protein → MIILLAQLVAPPIQPGPARVPEREIPTSQPATIQLDIDNEANDGRKDGEGPKNNNEDSINIEGKSPYSDDQTKEILGNCDPSLDSSNADNCVNKLNARLQKDGYINSRVVAETKNGTTKLIIIPGRLVEINVNAKDKKLGEEIENKLKPLLDETFNIITIKNNLLNLERSGIASKITGSVGKLGSNPTKATLNITVESAPSLWRGETSIRNDGNTGSGEWRGVAIVQKKDLLARGDQFQFYGELNADSDPELGAGIGSLSYTYPLSQTVDITASFGANRRYLVEFPEPFRDLSFRQYQGLIQTNWTLQQTDSSNTYVFAGVSANHNNSYYKNESFPIIVGGGLDGDLTTGYLRIGLGHQGVKNSMLWTGQIYGLQGISSLSSAEELNALNVVGIQPSNARAIGAYATGLWAINQKLIAKAIAGGQYAFHPLTSSMGFSVGSDNGLRGLPGTLISGDNGWIGNLELEWSLKKTKNNEFKLVPFGGAGGIQTTRLGITFNDTVGSYGVLVRWLHKNQLSIDLGWAKQINVENNAGLWNEWTLGNGLYTKVSYRF, encoded by the coding sequence GTGATCATCCTCCTTGCCCAACTCGTAGCACCACCAATACAGCCAGGACCAGCAAGGGTACCAGAACGTGAGATCCCAACAAGCCAGCCCGCGACAATTCAACTCGATATTGACAATGAAGCCAATGACGGCAGGAAAGACGGAGAGGGGCCAAAGAATAACAACGAAGACAGCATCAACATTGAGGGAAAATCTCCCTACAGCGATGATCAAACAAAAGAAATTCTCGGAAACTGCGATCCATCACTCGACTCAAGCAACGCAGACAACTGCGTCAACAAACTCAACGCTCGATTACAGAAAGATGGCTATATCAACTCACGGGTCGTGGCGGAGACAAAAAATGGCACGACCAAACTCATCATCATCCCGGGAAGGCTCGTTGAAATCAACGTCAATGCAAAAGACAAAAAACTCGGTGAAGAAATTGAAAACAAACTGAAGCCACTGCTTGATGAGACCTTCAACATCATCACGATTAAAAATAACCTGCTGAATCTAGAGCGCAGTGGAATCGCCAGCAAGATCACAGGTAGCGTTGGAAAACTCGGCAGCAATCCAACAAAAGCAACACTTAATATCACCGTAGAATCAGCACCAAGCCTTTGGAGAGGAGAAACATCAATACGCAATGATGGCAATACAGGAAGTGGAGAATGGAGAGGTGTCGCTATTGTTCAGAAAAAAGATCTGTTAGCAAGGGGTGATCAATTTCAATTTTATGGTGAACTCAATGCAGACAGTGACCCAGAACTCGGCGCAGGCATAGGCTCACTGAGTTATACATACCCGCTCAGCCAAACAGTCGATATCACAGCATCCTTTGGAGCCAATCGTCGCTACCTAGTTGAATTCCCAGAACCTTTCAGAGACTTAAGTTTTAGACAATACCAGGGGTTAATCCAAACCAATTGGACCTTACAACAAACAGACTCATCGAATACGTATGTATTTGCTGGGGTGAGTGCAAATCACAACAACAGCTACTACAAAAACGAATCATTCCCGATCATTGTCGGAGGTGGCTTAGATGGAGATCTCACAACTGGATACCTTCGGATAGGACTCGGCCATCAAGGAGTCAAAAATTCGATGTTATGGACAGGACAAATTTATGGACTGCAAGGAATCAGTTCATTGAGTAGTGCGGAAGAACTCAATGCGTTAAATGTGGTTGGAATCCAACCCAGTAATGCCCGGGCCATCGGTGCGTATGCAACTGGTCTATGGGCGATCAATCAAAAACTCATTGCGAAAGCAATTGCTGGAGGCCAGTATGCCTTTCATCCATTAACGAGCAGCATGGGATTTAGTGTTGGCAGTGATAATGGATTAAGAGGCTTACCGGGAACATTGATTAGTGGAGACAACGGATGGATTGGAAACTTAGAGCTCGAGTGGTCTTTGAAGAAAACCAAAAACAACGAATTCAAACTGGTTCCTTTTGGTGGTGCTGGTGGTATTCAAACAACACGCTTAGGAATTACCTTTAACGACACTGTCGGTTCCTATGGAGTTTTAGTAAGGTGGCTCCACAAAAATCAGCTCAGTATTGACCTAGGCTGGGCAAAACAAATTAATGTTGAAAACAATGCAGGCCTTTGGAACGAATGGACGCTAGGAAATGGGCTTTACACCAAAGTTAGTTATCGGTTCTAA
- a CDS encoding CHAT domain-containing protein encodes MSGLPLKKIFLSFGLPFAVFASAAQPARSQIESDGRLGTSINGGSLDGQSCTSGVCQITGGTDAGSNKFHRFTRFDANRTGSAITGVTIEADSQSNVILGIASSSNGFNLNVPLSLDSGANLFIVSPDGITLSSGASFSNVTNLTLTNRSSLPIGQSQFSVNSSFSETSLLTGTPSLNRQVNTLSNTASPITIGGLTLSIDGSLYVHANSDLTLSNSTLDVPTSLDVGGDLSISDVSLTDTSPLYLYSVGDLSLYDSTLDNHSLVKIDAGGALTISDSMSSVDTGVSISNNTSVVVDSISNFNIYNASIDSNGDVAIDVSGNFYADSNLNVNDSGVSLDQNTTLSLTADGTISLYDSSISDNQSATITSGEDLNAGSINQSGAYAYGVSFNRNASLALTTVGDINIVDSSINDNTMITISAGGDFSFYGSELLRNLPYTSDQYFSDFDVVDELPFFTIDAVAMVDIDDSSIDFNGPFRLISSTSDVNITNSDFLDNLYPYIESVTGDIFIASSLLSRNAYIDAFALGDAYVFDSTVVGNDLVIGAEQGDAAVISSDLEDNTVVVSSEDGDSFVIDSSSVGNVLDVDSVSGDSVIIDSDVVDTDVVVSSTDGDSVVIGSDVIDTDVVVTSTDGDASVFDSSVDNSTLDVETETGDVAISESDVFGSDVFAVSTEGDVVIVSSNVDESVFEAAALVGNIDVLSSDFADNQQLAFTADFDVTISDSAVSGNELVVIDVGNNATIDSSSVGDSDLFVVDVGNEFQSESSTFTDNDQTTINTGSDLSVASVADGDDSSFDVSRSNDTTSNVASDSQVAVASDEQSSSQENSSSQSSSVSASDSDGADDSSASSESESATDSQSDSESDGESDGDSSSERASSSNSQDESSASQSGESESAESATPSVQVSTLDNTVVESNLENSLAANANQVLSALGLDDLSPTPASELTPAKISQSLSAARQVYQSNPSSFSSLSGVSLASATTQGLTAAPSKKLPFNPAYLNIAFTKNSDLGVGNVDNGFVDLTLITSDGTVVGRRSELSLKEFATLLRGFYGKITSQRPLAASNASSETSRLYSLFIEPIDEILDREQVTSVLVSADRGLQAIPFAALARQGNYAVNQTSFSFTPSLALTDLSVPMADPNSDGILIMGSSEFSDLAPLPFVGQEVDNIQQVYDGLVVVEDQFTSQRVLADLKSSTQPLIHLATHADFKGGKPDQSMIHTRDGFISFEAFKSIRRERKSDPIDLFVLSACRSALGDSDSEMGLAGMALQAGAKSAIGSLWYVDDIATSAFFSQFYRYLSRGMTKSSALSMTQRDFASGSIKIAGSDVVAPSGDVLLSNLSAAQKFNYPRGFRHPFFWSGFVLLGTPW; translated from the coding sequence ATGTCTGGGCTTCCTCTTAAAAAGATATTTTTGTCTTTCGGACTTCCTTTTGCTGTTTTCGCTTCGGCTGCTCAGCCAGCACGATCGCAAATTGAATCCGACGGTCGGTTAGGGACTTCAATTAATGGTGGTTCTCTTGACGGTCAGTCTTGTACCTCTGGAGTTTGCCAGATCACAGGTGGTACTGATGCTGGTTCAAATAAATTTCATCGTTTTACCCGTTTTGATGCAAATCGTACCGGGTCAGCTATTACTGGAGTGACGATTGAAGCGGATTCTCAGAGCAATGTCATCCTTGGTATCGCATCGTCATCCAATGGCTTCAATCTCAATGTTCCTTTGAGTCTTGATTCTGGTGCTAATTTGTTCATTGTTTCTCCAGATGGCATCACTTTGTCGTCTGGCGCTTCTTTCTCCAACGTAACGAACTTAACCCTTACGAATCGGTCTTCACTGCCCATCGGTCAAAGCCAATTTTCGGTTAATTCAAGCTTCAGCGAAACCTCGTTGCTGACTGGCACACCGTCGCTGAACCGGCAAGTTAATACTCTTTCAAATACAGCATCTCCCATTACGATTGGCGGGCTTACTTTGTCAATTGATGGTTCTCTGTACGTGCATGCAAATTCTGATTTAACGCTTTCAAATTCAACATTAGATGTACCAACGTCTTTGGATGTTGGTGGCGACTTGTCGATTTCTGATGTATCACTGACGGATACATCGCCTCTCTATTTGTACTCCGTTGGTGATTTATCTCTTTACGATTCTACGCTGGACAATCATTCGCTAGTTAAGATCGATGCCGGTGGTGCTTTGACGATCTCAGATTCAATGAGTTCGGTCGACACTGGTGTATCTATCAGTAATAATACCTCGGTTGTCGTTGATTCGATAAGCAATTTCAATATCTATAACGCTTCAATTGACAGTAATGGTGATGTTGCCATTGACGTTAGTGGTAATTTTTATGCAGATAGCAATCTTAATGTTAACGATTCGGGCGTATCCCTTGACCAGAATACGACCCTGTCCTTGACCGCAGACGGAACTATTAGTCTTTACGATTCAAGCATCAGCGACAACCAATCTGCCACAATCACATCGGGAGAGGATTTGAATGCAGGTTCTATTAATCAGTCGGGTGCCTATGCGTATGGAGTTTCGTTTAATCGAAATGCGTCACTCGCGCTGACAACAGTTGGCGATATTAACATTGTCGATTCAAGTATCAATGACAATACTATGATTACCATCAGTGCTGGTGGTGATTTTAGTTTCTATGGTTCTGAACTTCTGCGCAATTTGCCTTATACATCTGATCAATACTTCTCAGATTTTGATGTTGTAGACGAACTTCCCTTCTTTACAATTGATGCAGTAGCCATGGTCGATATCGACGATTCGAGTATTGATTTTAATGGCCCATTTAGGCTGATATCTTCAACTTCAGATGTTAATATTACCAATTCCGACTTTTTAGATAATCTCTATCCTTATATTGAGTCGGTAACTGGGGATATCTTTATTGCAAGTTCCTTGCTTTCTCGTAACGCCTATATTGATGCGTTTGCTTTAGGTGATGCTTATGTGTTTGACTCGACTGTCGTTGGGAACGACTTGGTCATTGGTGCTGAACAGGGTGATGCTGCAGTGATCAGTTCCGATTTGGAGGACAATACGGTTGTTGTTAGTTCTGAAGATGGAGATTCCTTCGTTATCGATTCGAGTTCAGTCGGTAACGTTCTCGATGTCGACTCGGTAAGCGGCGATTCAGTCATTATTGACTCTGATGTCGTCGATACCGACGTTGTTGTTTCTTCAACTGATGGCGATTCAGTTGTGATTGGTTCTGATGTGATTGATACCGATGTTGTTGTTACATCTACGGATGGAGATGCAAGCGTCTTTGACTCATCGGTAGACAACTCCACATTGGATGTGGAGACAGAAACAGGAGATGTTGCAATCTCTGAGTCTGATGTGTTTGGTAGTGACGTGTTTGCAGTCTCAACAGAAGGTGATGTTGTGATTGTGTCTTCTAATGTCGATGAAAGTGTTTTTGAGGCAGCAGCTCTCGTTGGTAATATTGATGTTTTAAGCTCAGACTTTGCTGACAACCAGCAACTGGCTTTTACGGCAGACTTCGATGTTACCATTTCCGACTCTGCTGTTAGTGGTAACGAATTGGTCGTGATTGATGTTGGTAATAACGCCACGATCGATTCATCAAGTGTCGGTGATAGTGATTTATTTGTTGTTGATGTTGGCAATGAATTCCAATCTGAATCTTCAACGTTCACTGATAACGATCAAACGACGATCAACACCGGCAGTGACTTGTCTGTTGCATCTGTGGCTGATGGCGACGATTCTTCCTTCGATGTGTCACGTTCTAATGACACTACCTCGAATGTTGCTTCTGACTCTCAAGTTGCTGTTGCGTCGGATGAGCAGTCATCAAGTCAAGAGAATTCGTCATCGCAAAGCTCTTCTGTTTCAGCTTCAGACAGTGATGGTGCAGATGATTCCTCCGCTAGTTCTGAATCAGAATCAGCTACTGACAGCCAATCAGATTCGGAGTCTGATGGCGAGTCAGACGGAGATTCTTCATCAGAACGTGCCAGCTCCTCAAACTCACAAGATGAGTCGTCTGCATCGCAATCCGGTGAGTCTGAGTCTGCAGAGTCTGCGACACCAAGTGTTCAAGTCAGTACACTTGACAACACTGTCGTGGAGTCAAATTTAGAAAATTCGCTTGCTGCCAATGCCAACCAAGTTTTGTCAGCTCTTGGTTTGGACGACTTGAGCCCAACCCCAGCCAGTGAGCTCACACCAGCAAAAATCTCGCAAAGTTTGAGTGCAGCGCGCCAGGTTTATCAGTCAAACCCCAGTTCTTTTTCAAGTTTGTCAGGAGTGTCTCTTGCCTCTGCAACAACGCAAGGATTGACTGCTGCTCCGTCAAAGAAACTCCCCTTTAATCCCGCATACTTAAATATTGCTTTTACTAAGAATTCAGATTTAGGAGTCGGCAATGTAGATAATGGCTTTGTTGATCTGACGTTGATCACGTCAGATGGAACCGTGGTGGGTCGTCGTTCGGAGCTCTCTCTTAAGGAGTTTGCAACCTTACTCCGCGGCTTTTATGGAAAGATCACCAGTCAGCGCCCTTTAGCGGCATCGAATGCTTCCTCAGAAACTTCAAGACTCTATTCATTGTTTATTGAGCCCATTGATGAGATCTTAGATCGCGAACAAGTTACATCTGTTCTGGTGTCTGCTGATCGTGGTCTTCAAGCAATTCCTTTTGCAGCACTTGCGCGTCAAGGGAACTACGCCGTTAATCAAACCTCTTTCTCGTTCACTCCATCTTTAGCTCTAACCGATTTATCTGTTCCAATGGCAGATCCCAATTCAGATGGCATTTTGATTATGGGTTCCTCTGAGTTTTCTGACTTGGCACCGCTTCCTTTTGTAGGCCAAGAGGTTGACAACATTCAACAGGTGTACGACGGCTTGGTTGTTGTTGAAGATCAATTTACTTCACAACGCGTTTTGGCCGACTTGAAAAGCTCAACGCAACCGCTGATTCATCTTGCAACCCATGCTGACTTCAAGGGTGGTAAACCTGATCAATCGATGATTCACACCCGAGATGGTTTCATTTCTTTTGAAGCATTTAAGTCTATTCGCCGAGAGAGAAAATCCGATCCAATAGATCTTTTCGTGCTCAGTGCTTGTCGTAGTGCTCTCGGCGATAGTGATAGTGAAATGGGGCTTGCTGGTATGGCTCTACAAGCTGGTGCAAAGAGTGCGATTGGTTCACTTTGGTACGTTGATGATATTGCTACATCAGCATTCTTTTCTCAATTCTACCGTTACCTCAGTCGCGGTATGACGAAGTCAAGTGCTCTGAGCATGACACAGCGCGATTTTGCTTCAGGATCAATCAAAATTGCCGGATCAGATGTTGTTGCTCCTTCTGGAGATGTCTTATTGTCTAACCTGTCTGCAGCGCAAAAATTTAATTATCCAAGAGGTTTCCGTCATCCTTTCTTCTGGTCTGGATTCGTACTCCTCGGCACCCCTTGGTAA